A region from the Chloroflexota bacterium genome encodes:
- a CDS encoding zinc ribbon domain-containing protein: MPAYTYECEKCGDVFDIRRSMTDESPVVCTSCRSKRVRRIYHALAMVGASSSGSSESPPAYSAGASCCGGSCGC; this comes from the coding sequence ATGCCGGCCTACACCTACGAATGCGAAAAGTGCGGCGACGTGTTCGATATTCGCCGCAGCATGACGGACGAGAGCCCCGTCGTTTGCACGTCCTGCCGGAGCAAGCGTGTGCGCCGCATCTACCACGCGCTGGCCATGGTCGGGGCCTCGTCGTCCGGCAGCAGTGAGTCGCCGCCCGCCTATAGCGCGGGGGCAAGCTGCTGCGGCGGTTCCTGCGGC
- a CDS encoding Mrp/NBP35 family ATP-binding protein, with protein sequence MDQPTTDVREALRTIQDPFLGAAFSEYNLARDVRVTDGAVALGLVLPVPLGPVKQSLDAAVRERLAGLPWVSSIDIDWSSNITANSGFGQSGQPLQGVKNTVAVASGKGGVGKSTLAVNLTVALHTMGARVGILDADIYGPNVPGMLGVDGRPILANDKIQPLYGYGVPVMSMGFLADEGTAMIWRGPMVAQALRQLIEDVDWGQLDYLIVDLPPGTGDAPLSLAQILPLAGAVIVSTPQEVALQDVRRGIAMFEKLRVPNLGVVENMSYFVCGNCQERHEIFAHGGAARAAETAGVPLLGEIPLDPSIRRGGDQGRPPAASGADDALGSAYFDAAQHVTAQLSRLNASKPEPLPVL encoded by the coding sequence ATGGACCAGCCCACGACGGATGTGCGCGAGGCGCTGCGCACGATTCAGGACCCGTTTCTGGGCGCGGCGTTTAGCGAATACAACCTCGCGCGCGACGTACGGGTCACCGACGGCGCCGTCGCGCTCGGCCTGGTGCTGCCGGTACCGCTTGGACCGGTCAAGCAGTCGCTCGATGCGGCTGTTCGCGAGCGGCTGGCCGGGTTGCCGTGGGTGAGCAGCATCGACATCGACTGGTCCAGCAACATCACCGCGAACTCCGGCTTCGGCCAGTCTGGTCAGCCGCTTCAGGGCGTGAAGAACACCGTGGCCGTGGCCAGCGGCAAGGGCGGCGTCGGCAAGTCGACTTTGGCAGTGAACTTGACCGTCGCGCTGCACACCATGGGTGCCCGAGTGGGAATTCTCGACGCCGATATCTACGGCCCCAACGTGCCCGGCATGCTTGGCGTCGACGGGCGTCCCATTCTCGCCAACGACAAGATTCAGCCGCTCTACGGCTATGGCGTGCCCGTGATGTCCATGGGGTTCCTGGCCGACGAGGGCACCGCCATGATCTGGCGCGGTCCGATGGTGGCGCAGGCCCTGCGGCAGCTCATTGAGGACGTCGACTGGGGCCAGTTGGACTACCTGATCGTGGACCTGCCGCCCGGCACCGGCGACGCGCCGCTGTCCCTAGCGCAAATCCTGCCGTTGGCCGGCGCGGTGATCGTGAGCACCCCGCAGGAAGTGGCGCTACAGGACGTGCGTCGCGGCATTGCGATGTTCGAGAAGCTGCGCGTGCCGAACCTCGGCGTCGTCGAGAACATGTCCTACTTCGTCTGCGGCAACTGCCAGGAGCGGCACGAGATATTCGCCCACGGCGGCGCCGCACGTGCCGCGGAGACGGCCGGGGTGCCGCTGCTGGGCGAGATTCCGCTGGACCCGAGCATCCGCAGGGGTGGCGATCAGGGCCGCCCGCCCGCCGCGTCCGGGGCCGACGATGCGCTCGGGTCGGCGTATTTTGACGCCGCGCAGCACGTGACGGCCCAGTTGAGCCGCCTCAACGCCTCCAAGCCGGAGCCGCTTCCGGTTCTCTAG
- a CDS encoding adenine phosphoribosyltransferase, whose amino-acid sequence MDLERFIRDIPDFPKPGIMFKDITPLLRHPEALREAIDQLVAPYRDAPPDALVAVEARGFLFAAAAAVQLGCGVVPVRKPGKLPAATHQITYELEYGSDALEIHRDALQAGDRVVVMDDLLATGGTTVAAVQLVRELGAAVIGSAFLIELVFLNGRAQIDDHPVHSVIRIE is encoded by the coding sequence ATGGACCTGGAACGGTTCATTCGTGACATCCCGGATTTCCCCAAGCCGGGAATCATGTTCAAGGACATCACGCCGCTGTTGCGGCATCCAGAGGCATTGCGCGAAGCGATCGACCAGCTCGTGGCGCCCTACCGTGACGCGCCGCCCGACGCGCTGGTGGCGGTCGAGGCGCGCGGTTTCCTGTTTGCGGCGGCTGCGGCCGTGCAGTTGGGTTGCGGGGTGGTGCCGGTGCGCAAGCCGGGGAAGCTGCCCGCCGCGACCCATCAGATCACCTATGAGTTGGAATACGGCAGCGACGCGCTGGAAATCCACCGCGACGCGCTGCAAGCCGGTGATCGCGTGGTGGTGATGGATGACCTGCTGGCGACCGGAGGAACCACGGTCGCGGCCGTGCAGCTCGTGCGCGAGCTCGGCGCTGCGGTCATCGGCAGCGCGTTCCTGATCGAGCTCGTGTTCCTCAACGGACGGGCGCAGATCGACGACCACCCGGTGCATAGCGTCATTCGCATCGAGTGA